The following proteins are encoded in a genomic region of Paenibacillus sp. FSL H3-0469:
- a CDS encoding GntR family transcriptional regulator — protein MEYTIGTQALSTRDIVYRSLKNQILLLELPPGTGISEKEISLKFSVSRTPVREAFVRLAQEGLLAVYPQRGTVVSLIDSELVEEARFMREHLERAVIWEACNTFQARKLIDLKANLDKQKLCIEDQDYKEMFMLDEEFHHVIFMGCNKKNTWEVIQQIKVHLNRSRMLKLTADHNWEHLYRQHYSLYEAIEQHNILQGDQIMQEHMALTIADQEMLMEKYPQYYKQRSAD, from the coding sequence ATGGAATACACTATAGGTACACAAGCACTCTCCACAAGGGACATCGTGTATCGTTCACTGAAGAATCAGATTCTGCTGCTGGAGCTGCCGCCCGGAACCGGGATTTCGGAGAAGGAGATTTCGCTGAAGTTCAGTGTCAGCCGCACTCCGGTCAGGGAGGCTTTTGTCCGTCTGGCCCAGGAGGGCCTGCTTGCCGTATATCCCCAGCGGGGGACGGTGGTCTCGCTGATTGATTCCGAGCTCGTGGAAGAAGCCCGCTTCATGCGCGAGCATCTGGAGCGGGCGGTCATCTGGGAAGCGTGCAACACCTTTCAAGCCAGGAAGCTTATTGATCTGAAGGCCAATCTGGATAAGCAGAAGCTCTGCATCGAGGACCAGGACTATAAAGAAATGTTCATGCTGGACGAAGAGTTCCATCATGTGATTTTCATGGGCTGCAATAAAAAGAACACCTGGGAGGTCATCCAGCAGATCAAGGTTCACCTGAACCGCAGCCGGATGCTCAAGCTCACGGCAGATCACAACTGGGAGCATCTGTACCGGCAGCATTATAGTCTATATGAAGCGATTGAGCAGCATAATATTCTACAAGGGGATCAGATTATGCAGGAGCATATGGCCTTGACAATCGCCGACCAGGAGATGCTGATGGAGAAATATCCGCAATATTATAAGCAAAGATCCGCAGACTGA
- the uxaC gene encoding glucuronate isomerase: MSTSSFIHDDWLLLSSSAQRLYHDYAAAMPIYDFHSHLNPQEISSNRRFRNIADLALSGDHYKWRALRWLGVDEQLITGNAPDKDKFMVWARSLPEMVGNPLYHWTHLELKRYFGIDELLSGETAESVWERCNEQLQGDDLTTQGILKKLNVNVVCTTDDPIDSLEHHIQLKKDSALQTVVAPTFRPDRVLNIRDEGFSGYVGLLGEASGLEIHDYAGFLEAVTARIDYFHEHGCRLSDQAFGELPHAQSTEHEAAYIFARAFKGEEISPQEEQKFQSHTLIKLGRLYHERGWSMQLHIGALRNNNARMFSTLGKDSGFDSILDFNMARSLNALLNELDASGQLPKTIVYTLKPSQYEMIATAIGNFQGAGIKGKVQMGSGWWFHDQKEGMLQQLKALASIGLISPFVGMLTDSRSFLSFTRHEYFRRILCNLFGTWMEEGDLPRDYTLIGRTIENICYNNADAYFGIK, translated from the coding sequence ATGAGTACCTCATCTTTTATTCATGACGACTGGCTGCTGTTAAGTTCAAGTGCACAGAGACTGTATCACGATTATGCCGCCGCAATGCCGATTTACGATTTCCACAGTCATCTGAATCCGCAGGAGATCAGCAGTAACCGCAGGTTCCGCAATATCGCTGATCTCGCCTTATCCGGGGACCATTACAAGTGGCGGGCGCTTCGCTGGCTGGGTGTCGACGAACAGCTAATTACCGGGAATGCGCCGGACAAAGACAAATTCATGGTCTGGGCGCGCTCCCTGCCTGAGATGGTGGGCAATCCGCTATACCACTGGACTCATCTGGAGTTGAAGCGTTACTTCGGGATCGACGAGCTGCTCTCCGGGGAGACAGCGGAGAGTGTGTGGGAACGCTGCAATGAGCAGCTCCAGGGAGATGATCTGACTACGCAGGGCATTCTCAAAAAGCTCAATGTCAATGTGGTCTGCACAACGGATGATCCTATTGATTCACTGGAGCATCACATTCAGCTTAAGAAGGATAGCGCACTTCAGACGGTAGTCGCCCCGACCTTCAGACCGGACCGGGTACTGAACATCCGTGATGAAGGATTCAGCGGATACGTGGGCCTGCTTGGTGAGGCGAGCGGTCTTGAGATCCACGATTACGCCGGGTTCCTCGAGGCTGTGACGGCGCGGATCGATTATTTCCATGAGCATGGCTGCCGGCTGTCGGATCAGGCCTTCGGCGAGCTGCCGCATGCCCAGTCTACAGAGCATGAAGCGGCCTACATATTCGCCCGGGCCTTCAAAGGGGAAGAGATCAGCCCGCAGGAGGAACAGAAGTTCCAGAGCCATACGCTGATCAAATTAGGCAGACTCTATCATGAGCGGGGCTGGAGCATGCAGCTGCATATCGGAGCGCTGCGCAACAACAACGCACGGATGTTCAGTACCCTCGGCAAGGACAGCGGCTTCGATTCAATTCTGGATTTCAATATGGCCCGCAGTCTCAACGCGCTGCTGAATGAGCTGGATGCCAGCGGACAGCTGCCGAAGACTATCGTCTACACACTGAAACCTTCGCAATATGAGATGATCGCCACCGCGATTGGCAACTTCCAGGGGGCCGGCATCAAGGGCAAGGTGCAGATGGGCTCCGGCTGGTGGTTCCATGATCAGAAGGAGGGGATGCTGCAGCAGTTGAAGGCGCTCGCAAGCATCGGCCTGATCAGTCCTTTTGTCGGCATGCTGACAGACTCCCGAAGCTTCCTCTCCTTCACGCGTCATGAATACTTCCGTCGCATTCTCTGCAACCTGTTTGGAACGTGGATGGAAGAGGGAGACCTGCCGAGAGATTATACCTTGATCGGCCGGACAATTGAGAATATATGCTACAACAATGCGGATGCGTATTTCGGGATCAAATAG
- a CDS encoding AraC family transcriptional regulator, with product MNMTAKGNGNLTGRLLHNLTVTVTHAQLTSRYPGWNRTNETPAFNRLYYIDSGEGKVIINGVAYYPRPGQLMIMPAGSTQTTDTSRSDPYTRYYCHFDAKIGEWPLFHSANKLYICDVPDPEATRTMFAEMIDWFQDTGFLATLRTQAALLTLLSLCLESGGYSNFLDDLTHTSDQGKLANVLGYIDQRLMRPLTVEELAERVHLHPNYFIPYFKKFIGVPPMQYVQLKRMELAKRQLSYTDFSISSIAEQVGMELAHFSKVFKKSTGVSPSAYRSSTR from the coding sequence ATGAATATGACTGCGAAAGGCAATGGCAATTTGACCGGACGCCTGCTGCACAACCTGACGGTTACCGTTACCCATGCCCAGTTAACCAGCAGATACCCGGGCTGGAACCGGACGAATGAGACCCCTGCCTTCAACCGGCTCTACTACATTGATTCCGGCGAAGGCAAGGTGATTATCAACGGAGTGGCGTACTATCCGAGACCCGGACAGCTGATGATTATGCCCGCCGGTTCCACCCAGACTACAGATACTTCACGTAGTGATCCTTATACACGCTACTATTGCCACTTCGATGCGAAGATTGGGGAATGGCCGCTGTTTCATTCAGCGAATAAGCTCTATATCTGTGATGTGCCTGACCCGGAGGCCACCCGGACGATGTTCGCGGAGATGATTGATTGGTTTCAGGATACCGGCTTCCTCGCTACCCTTCGGACGCAGGCCGCGCTGCTTACACTGCTGTCCCTCTGTCTGGAATCTGGAGGCTACAGCAATTTCCTTGACGATCTGACGCATACAAGCGACCAGGGTAAGCTGGCAAATGTGCTGGGCTACATCGATCAACGGCTAATGCGGCCGCTGACGGTGGAGGAGCTGGCAGAGCGGGTCCATCTGCACCCGAACTATTTCATTCCCTACTTCAAGAAATTCATCGGTGTTCCGCCGATGCAGTATGTCCAGCTGAAACGGATGGAGCTGGCCAAGAGGCAGCTCTCCTACACCGATTTCAGCATCTCAAGTATCGCCGAGCAGGTCGGCATGGAGCTGGCCCACTTTTCCAAGGTGTTCAAGAAGTCGACCGGCGTATCCCCTTCTGCTTACCGGAGCAGTACGAGATAG
- a CDS encoding Gfo/Idh/MocA family oxidoreductase, whose protein sequence is MDKVRFGIIGVGNMGRTHAQSLLSDIKGAELTAVCDSSPERLDWAEEHLPDSVQRFLSPEELFKSGIIDAVMIATPHYDHPPLAIEALGYGLHVLIEKPAGVYTKAVQEMNDAAAKSDRKFGIMYNQRTNPLYQKLRDLIQSGELGEIRRTNWIITNWYRSQSYYDSGGWRATWGGEGGGVLLNQDPHQLDLWQWTTGMMPKRVRAFCQFGKYRNIEVEDDVTAYVEYENGATGLFITTTGEAPGTNRFEITGDNGKIVIEDGKLTFFRLRTPEPQFNAEYTGGFGAPECWKCEIPVDSGNGEQHKGILRNFTNAILHEEPLLAPGEEGIHGLTLSNAMYLSAWTDDWVDLPIDSELFYEKLMEQVENSTFQKAPVSQKALDVSGTH, encoded by the coding sequence ATGGATAAGGTACGATTTGGAATTATTGGAGTAGGCAATATGGGGCGGACCCATGCACAGAGTCTGCTGAGTGATATTAAGGGAGCTGAGCTTACAGCGGTATGCGACAGCAGCCCTGAGCGGCTGGATTGGGCAGAGGAGCATTTGCCGGATAGCGTGCAGCGCTTTTTGTCGCCGGAGGAGCTGTTCAAGTCCGGGATCATTGATGCGGTGATGATTGCCACCCCGCATTATGACCATCCGCCGCTCGCGATCGAAGCGCTGGGCTACGGGCTGCATGTATTGATTGAGAAGCCCGCAGGCGTGTATACGAAGGCAGTACAGGAGATGAATGACGCCGCAGCGAAGTCTGACCGCAAGTTTGGCATTATGTATAACCAGCGGACTAACCCGCTCTATCAGAAGCTGAGAGACTTGATCCAGTCCGGGGAGCTGGGGGAGATCCGGCGTACGAACTGGATTATCACCAATTGGTACCGCTCTCAGAGCTACTATGATTCCGGCGGCTGGCGGGCAACCTGGGGCGGGGAAGGCGGCGGGGTACTGCTGAACCAGGACCCGCACCAGCTTGATCTCTGGCAGTGGACCACCGGGATGATGCCTAAGCGGGTACGCGCTTTTTGCCAGTTCGGGAAGTACCGGAATATCGAGGTGGAGGATGATGTCACCGCTTATGTGGAATATGAGAACGGTGCAACCGGGCTGTTCATCACCACTACAGGCGAAGCGCCAGGGACCAACCGGTTCGAGATTACAGGCGACAACGGGAAAATCGTTATTGAAGACGGCAAGCTGACCTTCTTCCGCCTTCGCACTCCTGAGCCGCAGTTCAATGCGGAATATACCGGAGGGTTCGGAGCACCGGAGTGCTGGAAATGCGAGATTCCGGTGGACTCGGGGAATGGAGAGCAGCATAAGGGGATTCTGCGCAACTTCACCAATGCGATTCTGCATGAGGAGCCGCTGCTGGCTCCGGGGGAAGAGGGCATTCACGGCCTGACTCTGTCGAATGCGATGTATCTGTCCGCATGGACCGACGACTGGGTGGACCTGCCGATCGACAGTGAGCTGTTCTATGAGAAGCTGATGGAGCAGGTGGAGAATTCTACTTTTCAGAAAGCGCCGGTCAGCCAGAAAGCCCTGGATGTATCGGGCACCCACTAG
- a CDS encoding sugar phosphate isomerase/epimerase, producing the protein MNRSTIAAQMYTLREYTQTPEALRESLRKVSSIGYQAVQISGIGPMDPKLVKEYADEFNLKICATHVPWDRLVNDLDALAAEHKLWDCKYIGLGSLPGEYQTSQEGYRTFTKLASGIARTLKEKHGLQFVYHNHDFEFERFDGLTGMEVMLKESDPEVFGFELDLYWVQAGGGDPVEWIHKVEGRMQAVHFKDMAILNKKPVFAEIGEGNMNYGAIIEACRKTGVEWHIVEQDVCQRDPFESLEISLRNLHSRLEVKA; encoded by the coding sequence ATGAACCGTTCAACAATTGCCGCCCAAATGTATACCCTGCGAGAATATACCCAGACGCCGGAAGCCTTGCGGGAGAGCCTGCGGAAGGTGAGCAGCATCGGGTACCAGGCTGTCCAGATCTCCGGGATCGGTCCGATGGACCCTAAGCTGGTGAAGGAATATGCGGATGAATTTAATCTGAAAATATGTGCGACGCATGTTCCCTGGGACCGGCTGGTGAATGATCTGGATGCGCTCGCTGCCGAGCATAAGCTGTGGGACTGCAAATACATCGGTCTTGGTTCACTGCCAGGGGAATACCAGACCAGTCAGGAAGGCTATCGTACCTTCACCAAACTGGCTTCAGGCATTGCGCGTACGCTTAAGGAAAAGCATGGCCTGCAATTTGTGTATCATAATCATGATTTTGAATTTGAACGGTTTGACGGTCTGACCGGCATGGAAGTGATGCTGAAGGAGAGTGATCCGGAGGTCTTCGGGTTCGAGCTGGATCTGTACTGGGTGCAGGCCGGAGGCGGAGATCCTGTAGAGTGGATTCATAAAGTGGAAGGCAGAATGCAAGCTGTGCATTTCAAGGATATGGCGATTCTGAACAAGAAGCCTGTGTTCGCCGAGATCGGCGAAGGCAATATGAACTATGGAGCGATTATTGAGGCTTGCCGCAAGACAGGTGTGGAGTGGCATATCGTGGAGCAGGATGTGTGCCAGCGTGATCCGTTCGAGAGCCTGGAGATCAGTCTCCGGAATCTGCATTCCAGATTGGAGGTGAAAGCATGA
- a CDS encoding Gfo/Idh/MocA family oxidoreductase, which yields MSRKDGMMYAPVHEAKPVVGPGEFVIAALALDHGHIYGMCNGLVEAGAELKWVYDPDPEKVKAFQNKYPGVRAARSAEEILEDPEVRLVAAAAVPSERGPLGLRVMAHGKDYFTDKSPFTSLDQLAAARLQVEKTGRKYMTYYSERLHVESAVYAGQLVQQGAIGRVLQVMGLGPHRLNAPSRPEWFFQRDKYGGILCDIGSHQIEQFLFYAGCRDAKVLHSKVANYNNPAYPELEDYGDATLVGDNGATQYFRVDWFTPAGLGTWGDGRTIILGTEGYIELRKYSDIGRSSTPDHVFWVDGEGEHYEHVAGKIGFPFFGELILDCLERTEKAMTQEHAFKAAELCLEAQRQAVNLTPDTLK from the coding sequence ATGAGCCGCAAGGATGGAATGATGTATGCTCCGGTACATGAGGCGAAGCCTGTGGTGGGACCGGGTGAATTCGTAATCGCAGCGCTGGCATTGGATCATGGGCATATCTATGGAATGTGCAACGGACTGGTAGAAGCGGGAGCCGAGCTGAAGTGGGTATACGATCCTGACCCCGAGAAGGTAAAAGCGTTCCAGAACAAGTATCCCGGCGTCAGAGCCGCACGCTCTGCTGAAGAGATTCTTGAAGATCCTGAGGTCCGGCTCGTAGCAGCAGCGGCCGTTCCTTCGGAGCGTGGTCCGCTCGGTCTGCGGGTGATGGCACACGGGAAGGATTATTTCACGGACAAATCTCCGTTTACTTCTCTGGACCAGCTCGCAGCAGCACGCCTTCAAGTGGAGAAGACGGGACGGAAATACATGACGTACTACAGTGAGAGACTGCATGTAGAGAGCGCTGTTTATGCCGGTCAGCTGGTGCAGCAGGGGGCGATTGGCCGCGTGCTTCAGGTGATGGGGCTGGGGCCGCACCGGTTAAATGCACCCAGCCGGCCGGAATGGTTCTTCCAGCGTGACAAATACGGCGGCATTCTCTGTGACATCGGCAGCCATCAGATTGAACAGTTCCTCTTCTACGCGGGCTGCCGTGATGCCAAGGTGCTGCACAGCAAGGTCGCCAACTACAACAATCCGGCTTACCCGGAGCTGGAGGATTACGGGGATGCTACACTGGTTGGGGACAATGGGGCTACGCAGTATTTTCGTGTGGACTGGTTCACTCCTGCAGGGCTGGGGACCTGGGGCGACGGACGGACGATCATTCTCGGTACGGAAGGCTATATTGAACTGCGCAAATACAGCGATATCGGCCGCTCCAGCACCCCGGATCATGTCTTCTGGGTAGACGGTGAGGGCGAGCATTATGAGCATGTAGCCGGGAAGATTGGCTTCCCGTTCTTCGGTGAGCTGATTCTGGACTGTCTGGAACGGACGGAGAAGGCGATGACCCAGGAGCATGCGTTCAAGGCGGCTGAGCTGTGTCTGGAAGCGCAGCGGCAAGCGGTGAATCTGACCCCGGATACGCTTAAATAG